One region of Hoeflea sp. 108 genomic DNA includes:
- a CDS encoding transporter substrate-binding protein, giving the protein MKRRVDIGVLFSRSGSYRLVSESCLRGTMRAISEINADSSSPIMLNAIERDPQGNADRYAQLCEEVLATTDARHIVGCVTSSSRKETIPVLEKAGGTLWYSCPYEGFEANEHVVYMHACPNQQLVPLLGHVVPRFGGNGFLLGSNYIWGWETNRIARDLIADAGGKVLGERYLPIGEADVGRLIDEIRVTRPSFVLNNLIGTSSYAFFQAYAALGRADGYFLPERCPLLSCNLTECELPAIGLAGRGHLSVGPYFDTGSDAAQSSFEASAYASIMILGRLLAEKPDLGFADLPRAFAGARFDTPLGRIAIDPSTQHATLPVVIGRIAGERFDTVERIEAVAPDPYLSRYDRAAAFGRPALKVVS; this is encoded by the coding sequence TTGAAGCGGCGCGTCGACATCGGCGTTCTGTTCTCTCGATCCGGGAGCTACAGGCTCGTCTCGGAATCGTGCCTGCGCGGCACGATGCGCGCGATATCGGAGATCAATGCCGATTCTTCTTCCCCCATCATGCTCAACGCCATCGAGCGAGACCCGCAGGGCAATGCCGACCGATACGCGCAGCTCTGCGAGGAGGTGCTTGCCACCACTGATGCCCGCCACATCGTCGGCTGTGTCACCTCGTCCAGCCGCAAGGAGACCATCCCCGTTCTGGAGAAGGCGGGCGGCACGCTGTGGTACTCCTGCCCCTATGAGGGTTTCGAGGCCAACGAGCATGTCGTCTACATGCATGCCTGCCCGAACCAGCAGTTGGTGCCGCTGCTCGGCCACGTCGTTCCCCGCTTCGGCGGCAACGGTTTCCTGCTCGGCTCCAACTACATCTGGGGCTGGGAAACCAATCGCATCGCGCGCGATCTCATTGCCGATGCCGGCGGCAAGGTGCTGGGCGAGCGTTATCTGCCTATCGGCGAGGCCGACGTCGGCCGCCTGATCGACGAGATTCGTGTAACGCGGCCGAGTTTTGTCCTCAACAACCTGATCGGCACGTCGTCCTACGCTTTCTTCCAGGCCTATGCGGCGCTGGGGCGCGCGGACGGCTACTTCCTGCCGGAACGCTGTCCGCTCCTGTCGTGCAATCTCACCGAATGTGAGCTGCCGGCCATCGGCCTGGCCGGGCGCGGGCACTTGTCGGTCGGTCCGTACTTCGACACCGGCAGCGACGCGGCGCAGTCCTCCTTCGAAGCCTCTGCCTATGCCTCGATCATGATTCTGGGCCGGCTGCTGGCGGAGAAGCCTGATCTGGGTTTCGCCGATCTGCCGCGTGCTTTCGCGGGCGCGCGCTTCGATACGCCGCTGGGCAGGATCGCGATCGACCCCAGCACCCAGCACGCCACCCTGCCGGTCGTCATCGGCCGTATCGCCGGGGAGCGCTTCGACACGGTCGAACGCATCGAGGCTGTCGCGCCCGATCCCTATCTCTCGCGCTACGATCGCGCTGCCGCGTTTGGCCGGCCGGCGCTGAAGGTGGTGTCATGA
- a CDS encoding ANTAR domain-containing protein produces MSRGSRIPNLGGAQAAILHRPHPTVAAIVRQLAAIGLVANDYWPALPAEALGADFVFFDVDPGFDQQFPWKPGEAPMPIIALIGSEAPGRIEWALSHKADAQMVKPIGNAGVYSALLIARQAFDARQAQAAEIAALRARASERQTVVRAVSLLAEQGIDDERAYGQLRKLAMSWQVPIEQAAQRVLAMAKRDLSNDRTSRA; encoded by the coding sequence ATGAGCCGCGGGTCGCGAATCCCCAACCTCGGCGGCGCGCAGGCCGCCATCCTCCACCGTCCGCATCCGACTGTTGCGGCCATCGTCCGCCAACTCGCCGCGATCGGGCTCGTCGCCAACGATTATTGGCCCGCCCTGCCGGCGGAAGCGCTTGGCGCTGACTTCGTCTTCTTCGATGTCGACCCGGGCTTCGACCAGCAGTTTCCTTGGAAGCCGGGTGAAGCCCCCATGCCGATCATCGCGCTGATCGGATCCGAGGCCCCTGGTCGCATCGAGTGGGCGCTGTCGCACAAGGCCGACGCCCAGATGGTGAAGCCGATCGGCAATGCCGGCGTCTATTCGGCGTTGCTGATCGCCCGGCAGGCTTTTGATGCGCGCCAGGCACAGGCCGCCGAGATCGCCGCACTTCGGGCACGGGCGTCGGAACGCCAGACCGTGGTGCGCGCCGTGTCGCTGCTGGCCGAGCAGGGTATCGACGACGAGCGCGCCTATGGGCAGCTGCGCAAGCTGGCAATGAGCTGGCAGGTGCCGATCGAACAGGCTGCGCAACGTGTTCTGGCCATGGCAAAACGAGACTTGAGCAATGACCGCACCAGCCGGGCCTGA